In Bactrocera oleae isolate idBacOlea1 chromosome 5, idBacOlea1, whole genome shotgun sequence, a genomic segment contains:
- the LOC106621755 gene encoding trypsin-2-like, giving the protein MCSMKNLLVSIIFINILQLETYFCAKNHSSIIMEDPKENYKFLITGGYRPKIDNLAKYVVSIREKKYTRFFGDDHNCGGSIISPNVILTAAHCVCESEGRIQLKPSDISVVAGTPKRLVATDKTQVIKVDRVIRHEYYDPDTSRNDIAILLLQKNIYEDGVSAQRISLQTNILPPYTKCTVLGWGRVFFVGPFPNLILHADIYIMPSEYCKERYSSFSFGMMCAGDVDDFEQNACRGDSGGPLICNGSLTGIVSFGFGCASPNYPGYYMNVTSYLDWIRKNGLSKLRPVNFILLIVLQIFITKGMYSKEYVN; this is encoded by the exons ATGTGTTCTATGAAAAATCTTTTAgtgtcaataatttttattaacattttacaattggaaacatatttttgtgcaaaaaaccATAGCAGTATAATAATGGAAGATCCTaaggaaaattataaatttttaataactggcGGTTATCGTCCTAAGATAGATAATTTGGCAAAATATGTTGTCTCCAtacgagaaaaaaaatatacaaggtTTTTTGGAGATGATCACAATTGTGGTGGCTCCATAATATCACCTAATGTTATTCTGACCGCAGCACATTGTGTTTGTGAGAG CGAAGGCCGAATACAATTGAAACCGTCTGATATATCGGTCGTAGCTGGAACTCCAAAACGTTTGGTAGCCACTGATAAAACACAAGTAATAAAAGTTGATAGAGTTATTAGACACGAATACTACGATCCTGATACTTCGCGAAATGATATTGCTATATTattgttgcaaaaaaatatatatgaagatGGTGTTTCAGCACAAAGAATCAGTCTGCAAACCAACATATTACCTCCCTATACTAAATGCACCGTCCTTGGATGGGGTCGAGTTTTTTTC gTAGGCCCATTtccaaatttaatattacatgCTGATATCTATATAATGCCATCTGAATACTGTAAAGAGAGATACAGCTCTTTTTCTTTTGGCATGATGTGTGCTGGTGATGTGGATGATTTTGAGCAAAATGCGTGCCGAGGTGATTCTGGTGGTCCACTGATATGTAATGGATCTTTAACGGGTATTGTATCATTTGGTTTTGGCTGTGCTTCACCCAATTATCCAGGTTATTATATGAATGTGACTTCGTATCTTGATTGGATTCGTAAGAATGGATTAAGTAAATTAAGGCCTGTAAACTTTATTTTGCTAATTGTGTTACAAATTTTCATAACGAAAGGAATGTATAGTAAAGAATACGTAAATTAA